In Saccharothrix violaceirubra, the following are encoded in one genomic region:
- a CDS encoding DUF6779 domain-containing protein: MTGRGTSQGDRHDRGRGFARLLLVAALGLALVAAAVLVLSDNARWLRLAVVSALWAALVGAFLAARYRRQAAERDHEVADLQSVYELELEREVAARREYELELETETRKRVREESQDDLTALREELRALKENLEVLLGGEVLVERVALRAEATRMRSLSDQSRLLPAVDQRVITAAPVAKKADPPVERTELIERVAAEAARKEQVRRPEPARPEPVRREPARAAAPQRPAAPQRPAAPRPESTERVTRADLADRLDPAAGATRVDVRPAAEEPRRETPARPAEQARRPDPVPGQVRRTEPAREPARPESRRPEPARAEPTRAEPVRAEAVRPEPARAEAPKPERRSRVAERTAMINPLSEADVARRPEQPAARRAEESGYREPVRPTARTTAPAPRRLADDPAYGAPRRPAEESGYRAPVAPKPAEQRRPAEDSGFHQVPPRRTAAEESGYRAPVAPKPAEQRRPADDSGFHQVPSRRTAEDRVVEGGHRRAESPEPSGAHADGKSVSELLAAFGGADSPRRRRRRED, encoded by the coding sequence GCTCCGGCTGGCCGTGGTGTCCGCGCTGTGGGCCGCGCTCGTCGGCGCGTTCCTCGCCGCCCGGTACCGGCGGCAGGCGGCCGAACGCGACCACGAGGTCGCCGACCTCCAGTCCGTCTACGAGCTGGAGCTGGAACGCGAGGTCGCCGCCCGGCGCGAGTACGAGCTGGAGCTGGAGACCGAGACCCGCAAGCGCGTCCGCGAGGAGTCCCAGGACGACCTGACGGCGTTGCGCGAGGAGTTGCGCGCGTTGAAGGAGAACCTGGAGGTCCTCCTCGGCGGCGAGGTGCTCGTCGAACGCGTGGCGTTGCGCGCCGAGGCGACCCGGATGCGGTCGCTGTCGGACCAGTCCCGGCTGCTGCCGGCCGTCGACCAGCGCGTGATCACCGCCGCACCGGTCGCCAAGAAGGCGGACCCGCCGGTCGAGCGCACCGAGCTGATCGAACGCGTCGCGGCCGAGGCCGCGCGCAAGGAGCAGGTGCGGCGTCCCGAACCCGCCCGCCCGGAGCCCGTGCGCCGCGAACCGGCCCGTGCCGCCGCCCCGCAGCGTCCTGCCGCCCCGCAACGGCCCGCCGCGCCCCGACCCGAGTCGACCGAACGCGTCACCCGCGCGGACCTCGCCGACCGCCTCGACCCGGCCGCCGGCGCGACCAGGGTGGACGTCCGCCCGGCCGCCGAGGAACCCCGCCGCGAGACACCGGCCAGGCCGGCCGAGCAGGCCCGCCGACCCGACCCCGTGCCCGGCCAGGTCCGCCGCACCGAGCCCGCCCGTGAACCCGCCCGCCCCGAATCCCGCCGCCCGGAACCGGCCCGCGCCGAACCGACTCGCGCCGAACCGGTCCGCGCCGAGGCCGTCCGCCCCGAACCCGCACGCGCGGAAGCCCCGAAGCCCGAGCGACGAAGCCGGGTCGCCGAACGCACCGCGATGATCAACCCGCTGTCCGAGGCGGACGTCGCCCGCCGGCCCGAGCAGCCGGCCGCGCGCCGTGCGGAGGAGAGCGGTTACCGCGAACCCGTCCGCCCGACCGCGCGGACGACCGCACCCGCACCCCGCCGGCTCGCCGACGATCCCGCCTACGGCGCTCCTCGCCGTCCGGCTGAGGAGAGCGGTTACCGGGCGCCCGTGGCACCGAAGCCCGCGGAACAACGCCGTCCGGCCGAGGACAGCGGCTTCCACCAGGTGCCCCCGCGTCGGACCGCCGCCGAGGAGAGCGGTTACCGGGCGCCCGTGGCACCGAAGCCCGCCGAACAACGCCGTCCGGCCGACGACAGCGGCTTCCACCAGGTCCCGTCGCGGCGGACCGCCGAGGACCGGGTGGTCGAGGGTGGTCATCGGCGGGCCGAGTCTCCCGAGCCGAGCGGTGCGCATGCGGACGGCAAGTCGGTGAGTGAGTTGCTCGCCGCGTTCGGTGGCGCCGACTCGCCGCGTCGCCGTCGCCGTCGCGAGGACTGA